A region from the Thauera humireducens genome encodes:
- a CDS encoding DegQ family serine endoprotease has translation MRKPLLATALAVSVATLLPAAPLVPAAHAQATPGASLVAPNRYGLPDFGDLVEQVGPAVVNISVVQQQQQAMAGQNPFANDPFYDFLRRFGVPTPGFPGQPGMGPRTRQGIGSGFIVSQDGYVLTNAHVVAGEDGDATLSEVTVTLIDKREFKAKVVGIDRRTDVALLKIDAKGLPAVKIGKPDDARVGEWVVAMGSPFGFDNTVTAGIISAKARRLPDETYVPFIQTDVAINPGNSGGPLFNLAGEVIGINSQIYSRSGGFMGISFAIPIDVAMNVKDQLITHGRVQRGRLGIAIQGVDKDLAQSFGLPDARGALVASVEPGSAAEKAGLQAGDVVLGVDGKRIGDSADLPRVIGEKRPGTRIRMEVWRDGRSRDVVATLDELTADNVASAPTPSQVESVNAGIGLTARPLTSQEAAQLRLRGGLVVEGVDGPAARAGLQRGDIILALNNQAVTSVAQFRSLVEASGKRFALLIQRGESRIFVPLRLE, from the coding sequence ATGCGCAAACCTCTCCTCGCCACCGCCCTTGCCGTTTCCGTCGCCACCCTGCTGCCGGCGGCACCGCTCGTTCCCGCCGCCCACGCCCAGGCGACACCGGGTGCTTCGCTCGTCGCGCCCAACCGCTACGGCCTGCCCGACTTCGGCGACCTCGTCGAGCAGGTCGGTCCGGCCGTCGTCAACATCAGCGTCGTCCAGCAGCAGCAACAGGCGATGGCCGGCCAGAACCCGTTCGCCAACGACCCCTTCTACGACTTCCTGCGCCGCTTCGGCGTACCGACGCCGGGCTTCCCCGGCCAGCCCGGCATGGGACCACGCACACGCCAGGGCATCGGCTCGGGCTTCATCGTCAGCCAGGACGGCTACGTGCTGACCAACGCCCACGTCGTCGCCGGAGAGGATGGCGACGCGACGCTGTCCGAAGTCACGGTGACGCTGATCGACAAGCGCGAGTTCAAGGCCAAGGTGGTCGGCATCGACCGTCGCACCGACGTCGCGCTGCTCAAGATCGATGCCAAGGGCCTGCCCGCGGTGAAGATCGGCAAGCCTGACGATGCCCGCGTCGGCGAATGGGTCGTGGCGATGGGCTCGCCCTTCGGCTTCGACAACACCGTCACCGCCGGCATCATCTCGGCCAAGGCGCGCCGCCTGCCGGACGAGACCTATGTGCCCTTCATCCAGACCGACGTCGCGATCAACCCCGGCAACTCCGGCGGACCGCTGTTCAACCTGGCAGGCGAGGTCATCGGCATCAACTCGCAGATCTACTCGCGTTCCGGCGGCTTCATGGGCATCTCCTTCGCCATCCCGATCGACGTGGCGATGAACGTCAAGGACCAGCTCATCACCCATGGCCGCGTCCAGCGCGGACGCCTGGGCATCGCGATCCAGGGGGTGGACAAGGATCTCGCCCAGTCCTTCGGCCTGCCCGATGCGCGCGGCGCGCTGGTCGCCAGCGTGGAGCCGGGCAGTGCGGCCGAGAAGGCCGGGCTGCAGGCCGGCGACGTGGTGCTGGGCGTGGACGGCAAGCGCATCGGCGATTCGGCCGATCTGCCGCGCGTGATCGGCGAGAAGCGCCCGGGCACGCGCATCCGCATGGAAGTGTGGCGCGACGGCCGCAGCCGTGACGTCGTGGCCACGCTGGACGAACTGACCGCGGACAACGTCGCGAGCGCGCCGACGCCGAGCCAGGTCGAAAGCGTGAATGCCGGCATCGGCCTGACGGCGCGCCCCCTGACGTCGCAGGAGGCCGCCCAGTTGCGCCTGCGCGGCGGACTGGTGGTGGAAGGGGTCGATGGTCCGGCGGCCCGTGCCGGCCTGCAGCGCGGCGACATCATCCTTGCGCTCAACAACCAGGCGGTGACCAGCGTCGCGCAGTTCCGCAGCCTGGTCGAAGCCTCCGGCAAGCGCTTCGCGCTGCTGATCCAGCGCGGCGAATCGCGCATCTTCGTGCCGCTGCGGCTGGAGTAA
- a CDS encoding TonB-dependent receptor plug domain-containing protein: MPIRPRLALAVLLPALGTTTTASAMDSDAHFFESLPVVLSASRLPQALQDSPGAVTVIDADMIAATGYRDLARLFRLVPGMQVAQERGSQQWVTYHGLGADYPNQMQVLIDGRSVYSPHYSGGANWSALPVLLEDIERIEIVRGSNSATYGSNAFLGVVNIITRHTGSETGNSVSTRLGSHGIADLAGRAVLHDGPLGLRLSAEEQRDDGWSGLRDAQRLRRFNLRGDLALDAMNALQFSAAYSDGRLGVGFRDTLFDGSGERDLEQSNYTLHLGWRHTPSADEEWSLSWYRNGERTRDEWQVDSRANCVLTVVCDFLARLPQLRGEVDNNRRSVRDNIELQHRFSPTDGLRLLWGAEWREDRIESAFLFSDGRTPSQREWRLFGNAEWRMAPEWLWNAGAMAEHIEGDTLRLAPRLFLNWQPAPATAWRVGYSRAWRQPTLYERWANVQVSTDVLGVVNQRHTPNPGIRPQQIDSWELGYLGPLPWGGLADVRVFDEHITDYIRRTPVLDPAPFVPSQALSDMLGGNPFLIHQIMGGTQWANMSGKVRLTGIEYQLTLRPRAGTTLLLTHTVMQRRADDPAVRRSVAPYSASLTWLQEIGAWRSAASVLHMGPLEAGTGYAPGQRYTVPAYTTLDWSLGRSLRVGAQALEIQLTATNLLGAHQELAHKPLQAMPRYAGRAANEAGRQVFVSLQLPF; encoded by the coding sequence ATGCCGATCCGTCCACGCCTCGCCCTCGCCGTCCTGCTCCCCGCGCTGGGCACGACGACGACTGCCTCTGCGATGGATTCCGACGCCCACTTCTTCGAGTCGCTCCCGGTCGTGCTCAGCGCCTCGCGACTGCCGCAGGCGCTGCAGGATTCGCCGGGCGCGGTGACGGTGATCGACGCCGACATGATCGCCGCCACCGGCTATCGCGACCTCGCCCGCCTTTTCCGCCTGGTGCCCGGCATGCAGGTCGCACAGGAGCGCGGCAGCCAGCAATGGGTGACCTACCACGGCCTCGGCGCCGACTATCCGAACCAGATGCAGGTGCTGATCGACGGGCGCTCGGTCTATTCCCCGCACTATTCGGGTGGTGCGAACTGGAGCGCGCTACCGGTCCTGCTGGAGGACATCGAGCGCATCGAGATCGTCCGCGGCTCGAACTCCGCCACCTACGGCTCGAATGCCTTCCTCGGCGTGGTGAACATCATCACCCGTCACACCGGCTCCGAAACCGGCAACTCGGTTTCGACCCGGCTCGGCAGCCACGGCATTGCCGATCTCGCCGGCCGGGCCGTGCTGCATGACGGGCCACTTGGCCTGCGCCTGAGCGCCGAGGAACAGCGCGACGACGGCTGGTCGGGGCTGCGCGACGCGCAACGCCTGCGGCGCTTCAACCTGCGTGGCGACCTCGCGCTCGACGCGATGAATGCGCTGCAGTTCTCGGCTGCCTACAGCGACGGCCGGCTCGGCGTCGGCTTCCGCGACACCCTGTTCGACGGCAGCGGCGAGCGCGACCTCGAGCAAAGCAACTACACGCTGCATCTGGGGTGGCGGCACACCCCGAGCGCGGACGAGGAATGGTCGCTGTCCTGGTATCGGAACGGCGAACGGACCCGCGACGAATGGCAGGTCGATTCACGCGCCAACTGCGTGCTGACGGTGGTCTGCGATTTCCTGGCACGGCTACCGCAACTGCGTGGCGAGGTCGACAACAACCGCCGGAGCGTACGCGACAACATCGAGCTGCAGCACCGCTTCAGCCCGACCGACGGACTGCGCCTGCTGTGGGGGGCGGAGTGGCGCGAGGACCGGATCGAATCGGCCTTCCTGTTCTCGGACGGCCGCACGCCTTCGCAACGGGAGTGGCGCCTGTTCGGCAATGCCGAATGGCGCATGGCGCCCGAATGGCTGTGGAACGCCGGTGCGATGGCCGAGCATATCGAGGGCGACACGCTGCGGCTTGCCCCCCGCCTGTTCCTCAACTGGCAACCGGCGCCCGCCACCGCCTGGCGCGTCGGCTACTCGCGCGCCTGGCGCCAGCCGACCCTTTACGAACGCTGGGCCAACGTGCAGGTCAGCACCGACGTGCTCGGCGTGGTCAACCAGCGTCACACGCCCAATCCCGGCATCCGGCCGCAGCAGATCGACAGCTGGGAACTCGGTTATCTCGGCCCGCTGCCCTGGGGCGGGCTGGCCGACGTGCGCGTTTTCGACGAGCACATCACCGACTACATCCGCCGCACCCCGGTGCTGGATCCGGCGCCTTTCGTACCCAGCCAGGCGCTGAGCGACATGCTGGGCGGCAACCCCTTCCTGATCCACCAGATCATGGGGGGCACGCAGTGGGCCAACATGTCGGGCAAGGTCCGCCTCACCGGCATCGAATACCAGCTGACGCTGCGCCCGCGCGCCGGCACCACCCTGCTGCTGACCCACACGGTCATGCAGCGTCGTGCCGACGATCCGGCGGTGCGCCGCAGCGTTGCACCCTATTCGGCCAGCCTGACCTGGCTGCAGGAGATCGGTGCCTGGCGTTCGGCCGCATCGGTGCTGCACATGGGCCCGCTCGAGGCCGGGACCGGTTACGCCCCCGGGCAGCGCTACACCGTGCCGGCCTACACCACGCTCGACTGGAGCCTGGGCCGCAGCCTGCGCGTCGGCGCGCAAGCGCTCGAGATCCAGCTCACCGCCACGAACCTGCTCGGTGCCCACCAGGAACTGGCCCACAAGCCGCTTCAGGCCATGCCGCGCTACGCGGGCCGGGCCGCGAACGAGGCCGGGCGCCAGGTCTTCGTCTCGCTGCAGTTGCCGTTCTGA